aggggtggtcagcagggatagggaggtgattgtccctctctactctgctcttgtgaggccccatctggagtactgtgtccaggtgtggagccctcagtacaagaagggcatagagctgttggagagggtccagaggagggccacgaagatgatcagggggctggagcacctcccctatgaggacaggctgagggagttgggtttgttcagcctggagaagagaaggttgcggggtgacctcattgcagcctttcaatacctgaagggaacttactcccaggaggggagcaaactcttcaaaagggctgataatagcaggaccaggggaaatggttttaagttaaaagagggaagatttaggttggatgttagggggaagttctttactaggagagtggttaggtcctggaacaggctgcccagggaggttgtggatgccccgtccttggaggtgttcaagaccaggttggacggggctctgggcaacctgatctagtaaaggcgtatgtttggtggccctgccaggcaggggggttggaaaaacatgatccttgaggtcccttccaacccgggtcattctgtgattctgtgattctttggtTTCCTTGTGGAGGAAATGGGCCCAGGTGGCCATGagggccaacggcatcctggtgtgtatcaggaatggtgagcaggactaaggaagtcatcctgcccctgtactcggcattggtgaggcctcacctcgagtactgtgtccagttttgggcacctcagcacaggaaggacatggaggtactggagcaggtccagagaagggcaacgaggctcgtgaagggcttggagaatcagccctacgaggagagactaaggaagctggggctgtttagtctgaggaagaggaggctgaggggagaccttattgctgtctgccagtacctgaaaggttcttacagtgagagtggggcaggtctcttctcactagtgacaagtgacaggacgaggggaaatggcctcaagttgcgccagggcaagtttaggttggatattaggaagaacttctttacagaaagggtggttagggactggaatgggatccacgtggttagggactggaatgggatccacgtggttagggactggaatgggatccacgtggttagggactggaatgggatacacatggttagggactggaatgggctccccaaggaggtggttgaatcgccatccctgatgtgtttaagagccgtttggatgtggggctcagggatatgatttagcagagggttgttagagatgtggtactggttgggctgcagttggacttgatgatcttcaaggtcttttccaacctgggtcattctatgattctatgatatacgGATACCCAATGTAAGGTTAAGAAACAACGcttcaaatgttggtccgaccagtttattatcAATCAGGGatatggggaaggagaggacggACACTATTATGATGTAGGGCAATGGGGAAGGCGGGCGATAGTcaagataggaaatagaagcaaggagtctttgtaggaagcaagagggagatggtcaccaccgtgggtccagcgaggttTGTCATTGATCTTCGTTAGTGGTGGGTCGTCAGGCCttgttccactgatgatgacgGTGACCACGATGACGACGATGATGAATTCCAATGGTAGTACCAACTTCTTTGGGCTTATAAAGTGGCCGAGTCAGCTCTCTTTGGACACTCCactctttggagtgacagctccAATCCAAAGgagttgagtcagctctccttggggtagaaaattctacacctcaggaagcaagtTTTGAGCCAGAACACAAAGAAGGTTCTCACAGGGGGTGAGCCAGGATGTGGGGTGAGCCGGGCTGTGCAATGGGGCCGGGATGGGGTCGGTGACGTCGTGTCTCCCCCTGCAGGCATCCGCTTGCACTTCCATGCGCTGGTAAAAGGCCTCACAGCACAATCAGCCTCCAAAGCGCAGCTCGGCCTCGGTCACAGCTACTCCCGAGCCAAAGTGAAGTTCAACGTGAACCGTGTGGACAAcatgatcatccagtccatcaGCCTGCTGGACCAGCTGGACAAGGACATCAACACCTTCTCCATGCGCGTGCGGTGAGTTTGGGGCCGGGGGGGGGTGACACTGCGGGACCCTCCCCACGCTTACCGCAGGTGGCTGCGACTCCAACCGCCTGCACAGAACGGGGAGGGACAGCACAGCCTCGGGAAGCACCCCGGCCGGGGCGGCGCTGCTGCGGCCGGATTGTGAACGGGGGGACACGTGGGGCTGGGAAATGTGGGGTTAGTGTGGGGCCGGGGGGTGTTGGGTTGTTATGGGGACACGTGGGGCCAGGGAGAGCCGGGGGGTGTGGGGTCTTTGTGgggatgtgtggggctggggggagccAGGGGATGTGGGGTCTTTATGGGGACAATGTGGGGGAGCCGGGGGGTGTGGGGTCTTTGTGGGGTCGGTGTCTGTACTGACGCTGTCCTGCAGGGAGTGGTACGGTTACCACTTCCCCGAGCTGATTAAGATCGTGTCTGAGAACTACACGTATTGTCGGCTGGCCAAATTCATCGGGAACCGCAAGGAGCTGAGCGAGGAGAGCCTGGAGGGGCTGGAGGAGATCGTGATGGATGGGGCCAAGGCTCAGGCCATCCTGGAGGCGTCGCGCTCCTCCATGGGtgagtggggctgtggggttgtAGGGTTGTGGGGTTCCTCTTGGCCCGCAGTGCGGCTCCTGGCGCACAGTGCAGCTCCCTGACGCCGCCCTCCCTCAGGGATGGACATTTCCCCCATCGACCTCATCAACATCGAGAGCTTCTCCAGCCGGGTGATCTCCCTGTCGGAGTATCGCAAGGGCCTGCAGGAGTACCTGCGCTCCAAGATGAGCCAGGTGGCCCCCAGCCTCTCAGCGCTCATCGGGGAGGTGGTGAGTGTGATCCTTCCCaatccccctccctccccttccccccccaagGCTGCGGAGGTGATGTCTGAGTGAATCTGTCAATccactgagctgctgtgctgacaaACCCTCACTGCTGATCCCGGCCTGGCACCGCGTGCTGCCGCTCACCCCGTGGCTGCGGTGCTGGGGCAGCCATAACCCCGGATCCCTTTGCAGGTTGGCGCCCGCCTCATCTCCCACGCCGGCAGCCTGACGAACCTGGCCAAGTACCCGGCCTCGACGGTGCAGATCCTGGGGGCCGAGAAGGCCCTGTTCAGGTACCGCTGCGGGGTGGTTGCAGTGATGGCTGTTCgctgggctgctggctgtgacGCACCGGGCAGCTCCGGCCTCGGCTGCGCGTGAGCTGCCGGCCCCAGCCCCTGAGCGACCACTGCGGCTCAGCAGCTCGTGCCCGCTGTGCTCCGCGAGGTCAGAGGGATGGGAGCGGGCGGCATCCCCTGGGGTTGgagggggggttggggggccGGGGCTCCCATCTGGGCACGTCGGCCCCGGGCCGCCCCCGACGGCTGCCTGGGCTTCTCCCAGGGCTCTGAAGACCCGCGGGAACACCCCCAAGTACGGCCTCATCTTCCACTCCACCTTCATCGGCCGCGCCGCCGCCAAGAACAAAGGGCGCATCTCCCGCTACCTGGCCAACAAGTGCACCATCGCCTCCCGCATCGACTGCTTCTCAGGTGGGGGATGGAGGagcaggggatggggggggggcaggggatGCGGCCTCTGCTGTGATGGGAAGATTTTTCGTCAGCAGCATTTCACAGAGTGAATGTTGATCTGTCTGTGCTGAGCGAGGCGCTGCCGGGGGCAGATGGGCACCGGGCTGGGGGCCAGGAGGGCTGCTGAGcgctgctgtccctgcagaggTTCCCACCAGCGTCTTTGGGGACAAGCTGAGGGAGCAGGTGGAGGAACGGCTGGCGTTCTATGAGACCGGGGAGCCGCCCCGTAAGAACCTGGAGGTGATGAAGGAGGCCATGGTGGAGGTGAGACCGGGGGGaggtggggctgtgctggaggtggGGCCGGGGGGaggtggggctgctgggctgtcGGACGTGATGTGAAGTGCCCACCTGACTCGCTGTGGAGGCAAAAAGCTGATTTAATGAGGCTGATCCGATGCTCTGCTGGGGGGAGTcggggggggttggggggagtCTGGCCCTGCACTGattgctctgctccctgcaggccAGCGAGGTGGTGGCTGAGGTgaaaaggaagcaggaaaagaaggagaagaagaggaggaagagggagaagcGACGCCTGGAggctctggctgcagctgcGGAGGAGCTGGAGAACTCGGTGCAGGAGGCAGAGGTGAGGGAGAGGTTCTGAGTGCCCgctggggggggttggggtgaCCCCGCTGCACTGTGGCCACATCgcactgccccagcagtggctgctgctcctgccccaaCGTGGGGTCTGCTCGGTTGCATGGAGCCAGCTGGTCTCTGTGCTCCGTGGGCTGCCCTCACCGTGTGCCTTCCCTTAGGAGAACAACATAgagccaaagaaaaagaagaagaagaagaaggagcaCGAAGAGGAGGAGGACGAGGAGGCTGCCACCGAGCCAGAGCAGAacgggctgcaggaggaggaggaggaggaggaagaggccTTGCCCaagaagaagaggaaactgACGGGGGAGGCCACTCCgctggagaagaagaagaaaaagaagaaggcCAAGGACGtggaggagctgagctgagccGGGCTGCAATCCGGCACTGCGGACTCTGGGGCCGGCTgggtgcagctgcagcccatCCCCTGCCGTCCCTTTCCTGGCAGCTGCGTGTCCAGGGCTGCAGCTCGCAGACGTTGGACACCGCTGGGCTGTGCCTCCCTCGGGCTGTGTCTCCCTCACACTCTCTGCCTCCTTTGGCCAGGCCCGGCTGCCCTATGGCCGCTCTCGGGCTGTGCTCTCCCCGCCTTCAATCTGAGCCCccgggagctgcagctgggagccaACCGCGGCTGCCAGAGGGCAGGAACTGCGCGGTGTGACTGAGCCTCAATAAAGGGCTGCGGTTGCTGTTTGGACCCTCCTGCTCTTTTTGTTGCGGGGCCTCACGGAGCATCGTGGCTGCAGGTGCCCTCAGTTGTGCCCGGTAACGTGTTGTGTTGCCCGGTAATGGCGCCGCATCTCCgcgctgctccctgcagccgGGAGGGGCTGCTGGTTGCTCGCTGCTGGTTGCACGCTGCTGGTTGCACGCTGCTGGGGACAGAGCGAGGAGAGGCCGGGGCCGCCCACCCCTCTGCTTGCACGTTACGTTGCAAAGGCCGCTTTATTAGAGGGAAGCAATAAATTACCGAGCAGGTTGGGGGGCACCGGGGCTGCCCGAGGCCGGACAGCAGCCCTAAACATCCAGAGACCCAATCACCGCTTGGGTGAAATCCATGGACGTGGCGTATCCACCCATGTCTGCTGTGCGCACCTGCAACAAAACGCAGCGTCAGTGAGGAGGGAAAGACCCCGGGCGGCTTcggctgctgctgggctctgtgctccTCTATGGCCGCTGCTGGCAGCTCGGGCTCGCAGCCCCGTGCCCAGCATTAGGAAGGGCCGCTGCTTCCCCCGCTTCCAGAGCCAGAGCCGGCTGAAGGACGAGGGGACGGAAAGCTGCCGCCCGGCCGGTCCGCGCAGGGACGGGTTGGATTGCggcccagctgcagcccaggacagGCGCTGCCCTTTGCCAACACCCCGTCGGGGCGATGCGGGCCGCCGGCAGCGCTGTGCGGAAATGCTGGGCTGGGTTCGGGGGGGGGGAGCGTCGGTCCCTTTATTTGCATGCAGAACACGAAGCAGTTAGTTGAAGCTGAACACGCCGCCCGGTCGCGCACACAAACGGGCGGAGCGTGCCGTGGTCCCACCAAGAGCTGCAGCCTCGGGGCCCGCGGCTCCCGTGGCTGCGCAAGCAAacacaggaggagcagcaggagctgcgATCAGCTCCAacctgcagcaagcagctccggcctgcagcaagcagccaCGCACGAGGACGGGGCGCAGGGCCGATCCGGGGCCGATCCGTGTTGCTGGGGCGGACGCCGAGCAAACCTCGCGTCTCCCTTCACTGCGCGTGGGGCTGCGCCACGCGGGACGCTGCGGTCAAGCAAACGGCCGACCCTGCACGTCCCCAGCACGGCTCCGGGTCCTATTTATTGCTAAAGCCTCCGGGGGTGGAAAGGGATGAGCGGGACTCCGGGTCCCGCTGCTCTGCGGAGCTGCCTGACGGGGCTGTGCCTGTAGCTGTAGCTGTCCCTGTAGATGTAACTGTCCCTGTAGCTGTAGCTGTCCCTGTTGCTGTCCCTGTAGATGTGCCTGTAGCTGTAGCTGTAGTTGTCCCTGTTGCTGTCCCTGTAAGATGTGCCTGTAGCTGCTCCTGTAGCTGCCATCTCCTCCCGGGCcgtggggagggggaaaaggggagaaaagggaCGCGGCCACCACGGCTGCGGGTGGGCACCGGGCTGGGAAAGAGGAGAGACCCCTCCTGACCGAGGCCCACCGAGGGCAGCCAGAGGGCAGGGGGGGGACGGCGGGGCCCTGAGCCCCTGAGCTAcagtgggggagggagggaggcggcCGCAGGGCGCAGTGAGGTCTCAGGGGCTCCTAGGCACCATAGTGGGGGTGCAGGTTGTCAATCACAGACTTGACGAAGTCAGAAGTGGTGCAGTAACCGCCCAAGTCCCGCGTCCGGACCTAAAAATCCAACAGGGAAGGGGAGAAACAAGGGAGAAACGTGATTGTGAACTGAGTGAAGGCACTGAGGAGGGGCACAAGAGAGgacaggagaggagaggagaggagagcagctTCCCTATGTGCGCCCTGCAGGAGCCCAGAGGGGGCAGATAAGAGGAAGAGGCCGCCTGAcgccccccagccctgcaggaacCTCCCGAGGCAGCAATGCGACGCAGAggggctgagcagggcagcCACACCACAGCTACATGAGCAGGGGAGGCTGCGGGGATCCGAGCTGCTCCCTGGGGTGAAGGGGGAAGTCAGAGGTTGGAAATTGCCCGCGGGACAATGCAATGGGACAAGGCAGCAGGACAAGGCAGCAGGACAATGCAGTGGGACAGCACAGAGATCATGGACAGCAAACAGTGCGGCCGCCACCCAGCACTCACTCACTTTTCCGACTTTGATCACCTTCTTCACCGCATCCGAGATCAGGTTGGAGTGGAATTCCAGGCTGCGGAAAGGACGGCGGCCATAGGTCACTGTCAGCCCATGGAGCTGGGCTGCcctcccaccccaaccccagcACGTACTTGAGGTGCCGCAGCATGTTGGCAGCCGTGAGCAGCATGGCCGTGGGATTGGCAATGTTCCTGCCCACAGCCTGGGCAAAGGGGTGCCGGGCGCCCTGCGGGACAACGAGGGGGTGAAGGAGCCTCCCCAGTGTGCCAGGAGATGGGGAGGCACatggggggctgctgggggcacatgggggctgctgggggcacacgggggctgctgggggcacACGGGGCTGCTGGGGGCACACGGGGCTGCTGGGGGCACAGCTGCCCACTCACCATCTCGAACACAGCGTACTCCGCACTGTAGCTCTCCCCGGGCACCACACCGGCACCACCCACCAAACCAGCTGCCAGGTTGTCAACGATGTTCCCATAGAGGTTGGGCATCACCAGCACGTCGAACTGGTAGGGGTTCTGCACCAGCTGCgtggagggaaggaaaagatgtGAGCCCCGTGCAGCAGTCAGAGGCAACACAGGCAGCACGAGAGCCCTCAGGAGGGGGCAGGGGCTGCAACTGGAGCAACAGCAGAGCCCCACACACAACCTGAAACGTGGTCAGGTAACAGCAGGGAGCGCAGAGAGCACACGGAGCCCTGCTGAGATGGGCCAGGTGCCACAGACCCACAGCACACGGCGGCTTTGCAAGCCCAGCCCAAGCATTAGCTCCAGGTGCCAGACATCACCCAtcatccctgcagctcctgccctccTCTGGTGGAGAGCAGGGAAAGGCTGGAGGCACCCAGCCTGCGCTCCCCCCTGCAAGCAGCAAAACCTCAGGCCAGGACACAGGCAAACACCCCAACCTGCCAGCTGACAGCACTGGGCAGGTGTCAGCTATTGATCCCCTcgcccagcaggcagagcagcagcaggaggtgcagagcagcagaggaagaaggagCCTCACCTGCATGCAGCAGTTGTCAATTATCATGGTGTCAAACTTGATCTTGGGGTAGAGTTCTGCCACTTCcttacagcactgcaggaagagcCCGTCACCTAATTTCCTGAGAGGCAACAGACACGCTCTGAGGCTTCTGCAGGACAGCACTAAAATCAGTACAGAAGCATCCCACAGCAATTGGTGTCCCAGcgcagcagggatggggacaagCAGCCCTTAGGGCAGCTcacactgcagaaacaaagcGGTGAAGTCAGAGcctgaaggggggggggggaggacaCACAACAGCCTCCCCTGTCAAGAGCTCTTCTCCGCTCAGCTGGGGATGCAGCTGTCAGGCCTCAGCGAGGCCCATAGCAGTGATGAGGCCACACAGAGGGGAAGAACAGCTGCTAGCAAacacacagcctctctggagCCGGACCAGCACCTGGCATTGCTCCGATGGGGACcaagagctgagagcagcaaggCCTGGGACGTGGCAGCGCCCGACAGCCGCCCCCAGGGGTCTGCAGCACTCACATGATGTTGGCTTTGTGCACAGCCGTCACCTTGGAGCGCCCCTTCTTGGTGGCGTAGTCAAAGGCGAACTTGGCGATGCGCTGCGACTTGGCGCGGGTGATGATCTTCAGGCACTCGATGACTCCCTTTACGCTCTGCACACAAAGGGGAGCGTGAGGAGCTGCcacacacagcctgcagccctgccccactgcTCTGCCCCACTGCCCTGCCCCACTGCCCTGCCCCACTGCTCTGCACCACTGCCCTGCCCCACTGCCCTGCCCCACTGCTCTGCACCACTGCTCTGCACCACTGCTCTGCCCCACTGCCCTGCCCCACTGCTCTGCCCCACTGCTCTGCCCCACTGCCCTGCCCCACTGCCCTGCACCCcccacctgtgctgctgaccaCCCCGTGCTCTGTGACACCGACCAGAAGCCCCTGCCAAATGCTGAACCATCTCAGCAAGACGTGCCTCAACTTCCACGAGGCCTTTTGTTCATTCACGacccctcctgcagcccaccAGCAGGCCTGCCGCTGTCTGTGTGCATTCAGATCACCAGCTGCTCTCACccatctcctgctgcctccagcaccGCAGCTCCAGGCCTTGCTGGGCATTGCTGAGCAGCGGTGGGACGCAGCGCCGTGCCCcaggcactgagcacagccacaCGGCCCAGCAGGTTCCCCCAGCCCTGgggaggccagcagcagcacaaagcagctctCACACCTCGTGCTCCAGGGCGCTGTACTCCCCCTCCGTCTGCTCACGGATGATCACGAGGTCCAAGTTGTTGTGCCGCGTTTGATAGCCCGGCAAGCTCTTCACGTGGACCACGTTTGCAAACAAGTCCAACTTGCGCctgcaacagaagcagcagcagagtcaGCACTTTGCTGGAGCTATTCCTGGGGCAgtgagtgctgctggcaggtgctgggctggcagcagggcacGGTGCAAACAGCAACCCGTCCCAAGACGGCGTCCCACAGCTACTGCTCCAGCCAGCCCTGGTCTAAAGGACACGGAGCCAGTCTCACCTCGTCACAGCCTGGCTCTGACTGCCCTGTGTAGAGGCAGCTCGCCGTGCCCACCCCCCTGCCACCCCCTCCCCCTCTGAGGGACCCccaggaaggcaggcagtggggcGGCACTCCCAAGAGGCTCCCACGGTTCTCAGGATCTTTGGCTTCCTGGTGACACGTGAACCTCCCATCTGCCATGGACTCGTCTCCTTCAGCCCCGGTTCGGTACCAGAACTGAGTGCAAAGTGGGTTTCTCAGCGCTGTGATGGTTCCCAGCCCTGGCAGCCAAGCAGGGCGCTGAGCTCACCTCAGTCTCATGTCATAGGAAGCCAGCTCTCCCTTGTACTCCATGGGCGTGTGGATCTTGCCTGCAGGGACAACACGGAGCAGCAGTAAGAACACCAAGTGCACTGACAGCTGCAAAGGACCTGGTCTGAACCTGGGTGACAGGGCAGCAGGGGGCTTTCCATAAAGCctcagacaaggacagggacccATTTGCATTACATTGGACCCAGATGAGGCCCTTTGTTTCTGCAGGCCATGCAAGGAGGTCTCCTTTCAGGAGAAGTTGGATACAACCTCTCAATCTCTCCATTGATGAGCTAAGGAAACCAAGTAGAGGTAAACTTCTTTGTTTAAAGAGAACACGCTTCCTAACCCCAGAAATCCTGCCCTCTGAAAGCATCTGAAGCTTCTGATAAGGGCAGTTCTCCTTGCTGGACAGGGAGCACAGGTCCTCACCTATAAGGGCCACTTTGCTCTCCTTCATGGAGTCCACCACCTCGTCCAGCTTCTCCTCCGAGGCCATGTTCTGCACCTCGCTCAGGTGGTGCTCATCAAAGACCACGGGCAcgctggcagcctgcagcagagacAAAGAGTTGGGGCATGAAACTTCAACCAGCCCGAGCGGCTCCTTGGGGAGAAAAGGGAACTGAACACAGTCTGCTGAACCTGGACCTCAGGGTCACTCCTTCCATTTCAGTCGTGGCTGCATAACGGTGCTTTCTGCCACCTGTTATATCAGGActccctgcctgcagtgccATCATAGTTTTCTACCACAGCAGACAACACCGTCTGCTTCCTATTCTGTGACAAACTCATCCTGCATTACGAGGCAGAACCACTGACTGCTCACTCCTGCCCTGAGTTCCAGCTGGGAAGATCTTCATGATGAAGAATGAACTGTTTGCAAGAGCTGTGTAAGCTGAACCTGTTCCATGGAAAGACCCCGGGCTGCTCACAACCCACACTGTCCCTCGGGTCCCTCAGCAGAGCCTGTAACCAGCTACTGCCCTTGTCCCCATTGCTCTGGAGGCAGCAGATGTtaccttgaacacctccttGACGGCGTGCATCAGCTCCGGGCCCACACCGTCCCCAGGCAGCATGGTGACCTGGAACGTGCCCTCTGACTTTGCATTTTCTGACTGCAAAGAGAGAAAACGACACTCAGACCTCCCACATGATCCAATGTGACCcacatgcagcagagcagaggaaggttACTAACAGCATGGAGGACATCTGCACCCTTTGCAGTTAATCATGAGAGAGCCCCTGCCCCACTGCCACCCCACAGAGCCTTCCtcacacagcagccccagctacGACCTCTCCCTCTGCACAGagaaagcacacactgctgcagctaagagggcagccctgctctaCCAAGCGAGTGTCCCTTCACTTCTACTTTCTGTCTGCAGGATCACCTCAATCTTCCCACGCAAAGTCCTGCCCTGCAGAGTTCTGACACTGCCCTGCAGTTCTGACACTGCCCTGCAGAGTTCTGACACTGcgctgctgctttttgctaaTTACACACTGGATTAAAACACCCCACACTTaccataggatcacagaatggcctgggttgcacaggcccacagtgctcatcagtcccaaccccctgctgtgtgcaggtcaccaaccagcagcccaggc
This DNA window, taken from Excalfactoria chinensis isolate bCotChi1 chromosome 4, bCotChi1.hap2, whole genome shotgun sequence, encodes the following:
- the IDH3B gene encoding isocitrate dehydrogenase [NAD] subunit beta, mitochondrial isoform X1; protein product: MAALGVGRTAVRGLLRAPCGLHRALGASAALQQIPRAKSENAKSEGTFQVTMLPGDGVGPELMHAVKEVFKAASVPVVFDEHHLSEVQNMASEEKLDEVVDSMKESKVALIGKIHTPMEYKGELASYDMRLRRKLDLFANVVHVKSLPGYQTRHNNLDLVIIREQTEGEYSALEHESVKGVIECLKIITRAKSQRIAKFAFDYATKKGRSKVTAVHKANIMKLGDGLFLQCCKEVAELYPKIKFDTMIIDNCCMQLVQNPYQFDVLVMPNLYGNIVDNLAAGLVGGAGVVPGESYSAEYAVFEMGARHPFAQAVGRNIANPTAMLLTAANMLRHLNLEFHSNLISDAVKKVIKVGKVRTRDLGGYCTTSDFVKSVIDNLHPHYGA
- the IDH3B gene encoding isocitrate dehydrogenase [NAD] subunit beta, mitochondrial isoform X2; translation: MAALGVGRTAVRGLLRAPCGLHRALGASAALQQIPRAKSENAKSEGTFQVTMLPGDGVGPELMHAVKEVFKAASVPVVFDEHHLSEVQNMASEEKLDEVVDSMKESKVALIGKIHTPMEYKGELASYDMRLRRKLDLFANVVHVKSLPGYQTRHNNLDLVIIREQTEGEYSALEHESVKGVIECLKIITRAKSQRIAKFAFDYATKKGRSKVTAVHKANIMKLGDGLFLQCCKEVAELYPKIKFDTMIIDNCCMQLVQNPYQFDVLVMPNLYGNIVDNLAAGLVGGAGVVPGESYSAEYAVFEMGARHPFAQAVGRNIANPTAMLLTAANMLRHLNLEFHSNLISDAVKKVIKVGKVRTADMGGYATSMDFTQAVIGSLDV
- the NOP56 gene encoding nucleolar protein 56; translation: MVLLHVLFEHAAGYALFAVREVEEIGLLLPQVEQSVLNVGKFHNVVKLTAFSPFKSAQSALENMNAVSEGILHEDLRLLLETSMPAKKKKALLGVGDAKIGAAILEELGYQCQTGGVVAEILRGIRLHFHALVKGLTAQSASKAQLGLGHSYSRAKVKFNVNRVDNMIIQSISLLDQLDKDINTFSMRVREWYGYHFPELIKIVSENYTYCRLAKFIGNRKELSEESLEGLEEIVMDGAKAQAILEASRSSMGMDISPIDLINIESFSSRVISLSEYRKGLQEYLRSKMSQVAPSLSALIGEVVGARLISHAGSLTNLAKYPASTVQILGAEKALFRALKTRGNTPKYGLIFHSTFIGRAAAKNKGRISRYLANKCTIASRIDCFSEVPTSVFGDKLREQVEERLAFYETGEPPRKNLEVMKEAMVEASEVVAEVKRKQEKKEKKRRKREKRRLEALAAAAEELENSVQEAEENNIEPKKKKKKKKEHEEEEDEEAATEPEQNGLQEEEEEEEEALPKKKRKLTGEATPLEKKKKKKKAKDVEELS